From the genome of Gemmatimonadota bacterium, one region includes:
- a CDS encoding acyl--CoA ligase, whose product MSDPLAFLPLALAGANGTLNEVPVRRLVASGVALLQRCAPLVRALHGRRAAILLPPSPSLIVALAASDGRAALLLDAQGADEAIAQALASGDSAAVFTVASLAARLPAAMPRVLLDEAPERATWQREGEERPVDLTLHGGLRLEGEADVPGANEEVLVADAGDPWREAFGTPLTHRRLLAVVRAIAAHEQLAARDHTLALVSFSRLFGVVVGALAPLIAGGRVTAHRDLAPDEALALLEAGGVSRLVAEPATFASMLETLARRGRPLDAPVLQHCLAGGGALDAALAKQWYHETGVLLHRADVVGEEGSLAWVIGEAGSRTDHDAAQ is encoded by the coding sequence ATGAGTGATCCGCTCGCCTTTCTACCGCTCGCGCTCGCCGGCGCGAACGGCACGCTGAATGAGGTCCCGGTGCGACGCCTGGTGGCGTCCGGCGTGGCACTCCTGCAACGCTGCGCCCCTCTCGTCCGGGCGCTGCACGGTCGTCGCGCGGCCATCCTGCTTCCCCCGTCGCCGTCGCTCATAGTCGCCCTCGCCGCGAGCGACGGTCGCGCCGCGCTCCTGCTCGACGCGCAGGGCGCCGACGAGGCCATCGCCCAGGCGCTGGCCTCGGGCGACTCGGCCGCCGTCTTCACCGTCGCGTCGCTCGCCGCACGACTCCCGGCGGCGATGCCACGGGTGCTGCTCGACGAGGCCCCCGAGCGGGCGACGTGGCAGCGCGAGGGAGAGGAGCGCCCCGTCGACCTCACCCTGCACGGCGGGCTTCGCCTCGAAGGCGAGGCCGACGTGCCGGGGGCCAACGAGGAAGTGCTGGTCGCCGACGCCGGCGATCCATGGCGTGAGGCGTTCGGCACGCCGCTCACACACCGGCGCCTCCTCGCCGTCGTACGGGCGATCGCGGCACACGAGCAGCTGGCGGCGCGCGACCACACGCTTGCGCTGGTCTCCTTCTCCCGGCTGTTCGGGGTCGTGGTGGGGGCGCTGGCCCCGCTCATCGCCGGGGGGCGCGTCACCGCACACCGCGACCTGGCGCCGGACGAGGCGCTCGCCCTGCTCGAAGCGGGGGGCGTCTCGCGACTCGTCGCCGAACCCGCAACCTTCGCGTCGATGCTCGAGACCCTCGCCCGACGGGGGCGCCCGCTCGACGCCCCGGTGCTCCAACACTGCCTTGCCGGTGGCGGTGCGCTCGACGCCGCACTCGCGAAGCAGTGGTACCACGAGACGGGGGTCCTGCTGCACCGCGCCGACGTCGTTGGCGAGGAGGGCTCGCTCGCCTGGGTCATCGGCGAGGCGGGCTCCCGCACCGATCACGACGCCGCGCAGTGA